The DNA sequence CGGTCGTGACCGACGCACTGCCGACCGATCACCATCACGGCTGGAAATTCATCGCGTTCGGGCCCGACGGCAAGCTCTACGTGCCGGTCGGCGCGCCGTGCAACGTGTGCGCCGCCGATCGCAACCGATACGCGCTCATCGCCCGCATGAACGCCGACGGCAGCGGCCGCGAGGTATTTGCGCGCGGCGTGCGCAATACGGTCGGCTTCGCGTGGCATCCCGATTCGGGCGACCTGTGGTTCACCGACAACGGCCGCGACCTGATGGGCGACGACCTGCCGGACGATGAACTGAATCGTGCGCCCCGCGCAGGCCTCGACTTCGGTTTTCCATACTGCCACGGCGGCGACACCCCCGACCCCGAATTCGGCGGCCCCGACGTGTGCCGCCGCTACGTGCCGCCGGTGCTGAAACTCGGCGCGCATGTCGCGGCGCTCGGGATGCGCTTCTACACGGGGCCGATGTTTCCCGCGTCGTACCGCAACAACATCTTCATTGCCGAACACGGTTCGTGGAATCGCAGCACGAAGGCCGGCTACCGCGTGATGCGCGTGGTGGTGTCGGCCGACGACAGCCACGCGCGTCAGACTCCGTTCGTCACCGGCTGGCTGCGCGCGGACGGCTCCGTATGGGGACGCCCGACCGATGTGCTGCCGCTGCCCGACGGCTCGCTGCTCATCAGCGACGATTACGCGGGCGCCATCTACCGCGTCACCTATGCGGCACCTTGACGCAGGCAACCAGTGACCGCACCCGATCGCGCATCGTAGAATGCGTGCCGGGCCGCGCGCCCAGGCCGGTACGCCGGCCACCGATCCCCACGATAATTCCGCCGCCGCCCATGTCCAGCAGCACCGCCCCGTCCCGCCGCTTTCGCTCGAAGACGCTCACCGCCGCCCTCGCGTTCCTGTTCGGCTCGCTCGGCGCGCACCGCTTCTATCTGTACGGCTTTCGCGACGTGTACGGCTGGGCGCATCTGCTCGCGACGATCATCGGAATCCCGGGGTTCATGCTGCTCGCCGCGACTCAGCGCAGCGCGGGCCTCGGCTGGTGGCTCGCCGTGCCCGGCGCGATCTCGCTGCTGGCCGCGTTTCTCGCCGCGCTGGTATACGGCTTGCGCCCCGACGAAAAGTGGGACGCGCAATTCAATGCCGATACGGGCAAGCACAGCCGCTCCGGCTGGACGGTGATCTTCGTCGTGATCTTCTCGCTGCTGATCGGCGCGTTCCTGCTGATGACCGCACTCGCCCTGTCGTTCCAGACGTACTTCGAGTCGCAAGTCGAAGCCGCCAAGCAGATTTCGCAATAAGCGCCGCCGCGCGCGTTCAGTTCAGAACAGATTCAGCTGCGTATCGTCGCGCGGCTTCGCGCGGCTCGCCGCCGCCAGCTGCGCGCTCACGCGCGCGGGCGCCGCAGCGCGAAACCGCGACATGTCGAGAACGCCGTTCCCGCGCTCATTCAGCCCGAGCCGCTTGACGGCCTGGCGGAAGCGCTGACGCAACAGATCGGCCCAGATACCCTCGCCCTTCATCCGCTTCGAGAAATCCGAGTCGTACTCCTTCCCGCCGCGCATGTCGCGCACGCGATTCATCACGCGCTCGGCGCGGTCCGGGAAATGCGCGGCCAGCCAGTTCTTGAACAACGGCGCGACTTCCCACGGCAGCCGCAGCACAATGTAGCTCGCATGTGTCGCGCCGGCATCCGCACAGGCCTCGAGGACGCGTTCCATGTCGGGCTCGGTGACGAACGGAATCATCGGTGCAATGCTGACGCCCACCGGCACCCCGGCGTCGCGCAACGCGCGAATCGTGCGCAGGCGGCGCGCCGGCGTCGCCGCCCGCGGCTCGAGCGTGCGCGCGAGATCGGCGTCGAGCGTCGTGATGGTGACTGCGGCCATGACCTGACCGCGCTCGGCCATTGGCCCGAGCAGATCGAGATCGCGCTCGATCAGCGACGACTTCGTGATCGCGGCAAACGGCAGCCCGTGATCGTGCATCACCTCGATCACGCTGCGCGTGATGCGCAGATCGCGTTCGACCGGCTGATACGCATCGGTGTTGACGCCGAGCGCGATCGGCTCGGGCACAAAACGCTTGCGCGCGATCTCGCGCTCGAGCAATTCGGCGGCATTGACCTTCGCGTAGATGCGGCTCTCGAAATCGAGACCGGGCGACAGGCCGAGATAGCTATGCGTGGGCCGCGCGAAGCAGTAGATGCAGCCGTGCTCGCAGCCGCGATACGGATTGAGCGACACGCTGAACGGAATGTCCGGCGACTGATTGCGCGTGAGGATGCTCTTGGCCCGCTCCTCGAACACCTGCGTGCGCAACGGCGCGGGGAGATCGGCATCGTCCGCTTCGTGCGTCCAGCCATCGTCCACCGCCTCGCGCAGCGCCGTCTCGTACCGCCCTTGCAGGTTGTCGACCGCGCCGCGCCCCTTGCGGGGCACGGGCGGCGCGATCGGAAATTCGTTGTCGGATCGACCGTCCATGCGCTCACCCATTCGCCTTCACCCAATACTGTACATTTATACAGTATTGGGTGAAGCATGCCAAGGAGGAGCCGAACGGAACCGACTACGCCGGCGCGGCCGCGGTCATTCGCCGACCGGAATCGTCATCGTCTCCTTGATCTCCTCCATCACGACATAGCTCTTCGACTGCACGGCGCCGGGCAGTTGCAGCAGGATGTCGCCGAGCAGCTTGCGATAGTCGGCCATCTCGCCGATGCGCGCCTTGATCAGGTAATCGAAGTCGCCCGACACGAGATGGCACTCGAGCACCTCGTCGATCTTCATCACTTCGCGGCGGAACTGCTCGAACATGTTGCCGCCCTTGTGGCCGAGCGTGATCTCGACGAACACCAGCAGCGCCGCGCCGAGCTGGCTCGGATCGACGCGCGCGTGATAACCGGTGATGACGCCGTCGCGCTCCATGCGCCGCACGCGCTCGATGCACGGCGTCACGGTCAGTCCGACCTGCTCCGCGAGGTCCTTCATCGCCATCCGGCCGTCGTTCTGGAGCAGTTTGAGGATGCGCCGGTCGAGCTTGTCGAGCGTGCGTACCGGCTGACGTTGCGTTCTCATGTGTTTGTGCTGAAAATCTGAAAAATACAATAACAAAACCTACATATTCAACAATACCATAGCGCAAACAACTAGATCAGCTAGAGGTTACACGGAGCCGCAGGTGCGCCCGGCCTCGACCTGATTCCTTCCATCTGGAGCAGCTATGCGAGTCGTCATTCTGGGCAGCGGTGTGGTGGGCGTGGCGAGCGCGTATTACCTTGCGCGCGCCGGTCATGAAGTCACGGTGATCGACCGGGAGGCCGGCCCGGCGCTCGATACGAGCTTCGCAAACGCGGGCCAGATCTCGCCCGGCTATGCGGCGCCGTGGGCCGCGCCCGGCGTGCCGCTGAAGGCGGTCAAGTGGATGTTCGAAAAGCATGCGCCGCTCGCGATCCGCCTCGACGGCACGCGCTTCCAGCTGCAATGGATGTGGCAGATGCTGCGCAACTGCACGCCCGAGCGCTATGCAGTCAACAAGGGCCGCATGGTGCGTCTCGCCGAATACAGCCGCGATTGCCTGCAGGCGCTGCGCGCCGATACGGGCATCGAGTACGAAGGCCGCACGGGCGGCACGCTGCAGTTGTTCCGCTCGCAGCAGCAACTCGACGGCGCGGCGAAGGACATCGCGGTGCTGCGCGAAGCGAACGTGCCGTTCGAACTGCTGTCGCCGGCCGAGTTGAAGAATGCCGAACCGGCCCTCGCCGCCGTATCGCACAAACTCACCGGCGGCCTGCGCCTGCCGGGTGACGAAACGGGCGATTGCCAGTTGTTCACGACGCGCCTCGCGGCGCTCGCGGAATCGCTCGGCGTGAAGTTCCGCTACAACACGCCGATCGACGCGCTCGCGATCGCAGGCGGCAAGATCGCCGGCGTGCAATGCGGCAGCGAGACGGTGCGCGCCGACGCATACGTCGTCGCGCTGGGTTCGTACTCGACCAACTTCGTGTCGAAGCTGATGAAGATCCCGGTCTATCCGCTGAAGGGTTATTCGATCACCGCGCCGATCGTCAACGAGGCGGCCGCGCCGGTGTCGACGGTGCTCGACGAGACCTACAAGATCGCGATCACGCGCTTCGACCAGCGCATTCGCGTCGGCGGGATGGCCGAGATCGTCGGCTTCGACAAGAAGCTGCGCGCCGCGCGCCGCGAAACGCTCGAAATGTGCGTGAACGACCTGTTCCCCGGCGGCGGCGACACGTCGAAGGCGACGTTCTGGACGGGCCTGCGCCCGATGACGCCGGACGGCACGCCGATCGTCGGCCGCACGCCGGTGTCGAACCTGTTCATGAATACCGGCCACGGCACGCTCGGCTGGACGATGTCGTGCGGTTCGGGCCAGCTGCTCGCCGACCTGATCTCGGGCAAGAAGCCGGCGATCCAGGCCGACGACCTGTCGGTGCATCGCTACCTGAACGAAGTGGCCGGCCAGACGCGTCCCGCATACGCGTAAGCCGGAACGGCCCGTGGCGATACGGGCCCGCTGCATCGGCAAGAAAGGCGCCCTCGGGCGCCTTTCTCGTTTCGGCGAGCGAAAATGGCGGTGCGAGCGGCGACCCGCCACGAGGCTACAGCCAACCGGCGCATGCGCTCGTCGCCCGTCGAGCGCGTCGACGCCGCCAATTGCGCGTGCACGACGATCCGTTCCACACGGCACCATACGATCGCGGTCCTGCCCGGCCAACGACAACCGCTCGTCTCGAGCGACACCACAACAAAAAAGGGGCGCTCATCGCGCCCCCTCTTCGAACATGCACACCGCCGCAGCGGCGCGCAGCATCAGCCCAGCGCGCTCACGAGCTCCGGCACGAGCGTGAACAGATCGCCGACGAGGCCGTAGTCGGCCACGCTGAAGATCGGCGCTTCCGGATCCTTGTTGATCGCGACGATCACCTTCGAATCCTTCATGCCGGCCAAGTGCTGGATCGCACCCGAGATGCCGACCGCGATGTACAGCTGCGGCGCGACGATCTTGCCGGTCTGGCCGACCTGATAGTCGTTCGGCACGTAGCCGGCGTCGACCGCCGCGCGCGAAGCGCCGAGTGCTGCCGACAGCTTGTCCGCCAGCGGCTCCAGCACCTTCGTGTAGTTCTCGCCGCTGCCCAGACCGCGGCCGCCCGACACGATGATCTTCGCGCTGGTGAGCTCCGGACGGTCCAGCTTCGTCACTTCACGGCTCACGAACTGTGACTTGCCGGCGTCTGCCGCCGCGTCGATCTTCTCGACCGCTGCGCTGCCGCCTTCGGCCGCCACCGGGTCGAAACCGGTCGCACGCACCGTGATGACCTTGATCGGATCGCTCGACTGCACCGTCGCGATCGCATTGCCTGCGTAGATCGGACGCTCGAACGTATCGGCCGAATCGACGGCCGTGATGTCCGAGATCTGCGCGACGTCCAGCTTCGCGGCGATACGCGGCGCGACGTTCTTGCCGTACGCGGTCGCCGGCGCCAGGATGTGCGAGTAATCCTTCGCGATGTTCAGCGCGGTGGCTTCGACGTTTTCCGCCAGGCCAGCTTCCAGCTGCGGCGCGTCGGCCAGCAGCACCTTCGACACGCCTGCGATCTTCGCTGCCGCGTCCGCCGCGCCCTGCGCGTTGTGGCCTGCGACCAGCACGTGGATGTCACCGCCGATCTTCGCTGCCGCTGCGACCGTGTTCAGCGTCGCGGCCTTGATCGACGCGTTGTCGTGTTCTGCAATCACCAGAATCGTCATTTCTTTCCGCTCCCTCTTACAGCACCTTGGCTTCGGTCTTCAGCTTCTCGACCAGCGTCTTCACGTCCGGCACCTTCACACCGGCCGCGCGCTTCGGCGGCTCGGCCACCTTCAGCGTCTTCAGACGCGGCGTCACGTCCACGCCGAGGTCTTCCGGCTTGACCGTTTCCAGCGGCTTCTTCTTCGCCTTCATGATGTTCGGCAGCGTCACGTAACGCGGCTCGTTCAGACGCAGGTCGGTCGTGACGACCGCCGGCAGCGTCAGCGACAGCGTTTCCGCACCGCCGTCGACTTCACGTGCGACCGTGGCCTTGCCATCGGCGACCGTGACCTTCGAAGCGAACGTCGCCTGCGGCAGACCTGCCAGCGCAGCCAGCATCTGGCCCGTCTGGTTCGAGTCGTCGTCGATCGCCTGCTTGCCGAGGATCACCAGCTGCGGCTGCTCCTTGTCGACCAGCGCCTTCAGGATCTTCGCGACGGCCAGCGGCTCGACGCCGTCGGTCGACTCGACCAGGATCGCGCGGTCCGCGCCGATCGCCAGCGCCGTGCGCAGCGTTTCCTGCGCCTGCGTCACGCCCACCGAAACCGCGACCACTTCGGTCGCCACGCCCGCTTCCTTCAGGCGCACCGCCTCTTCAACGGCGATTTCGTCGAACGGGTTCATCGACATCTTCACGTTCGCGATGTCGACGCCCGTGTTGTCCGACTTCACGCGGACCTTCACGTTGTAATCGACCACTCTTTTCACTGGCACCAGGATTTTCATGCACACGCTCCAAAGTTACGAATACGACCAGAGGCCATTCTATAGCGAGGCCCCGTGATTGCGCGGCCAAGCGGGCCCATCATGGCCGCCGAGGATAGCGCTCCTCGACGGCGCGCCGGTAATAGCGAACGATCGTTCTATTTTAAAAGAGAAAAAACCCGGGCGCAAAGCCCGGGATTTGGATCATCGACTCTAATCGGCACCGGGCGCGCCCTGCATCTCGCGCTGACTGCTTACCAGGCGGCGATCACCGCGCCGCCGAACTTCTGTTCGATGAATTGCTTCACTTCCGGGCTCCGATAGGCCGCGACGAGCTTCGCCACCCACGGTCGCGCGCGGTCGGCTTCGCGAATCGCGAGGACGTTCGCGTACGGACCGTTCGGGCCCTCGATCGCGATCGCGTCCTGCTTCGGCTTCAACCCGGCTTCCATCGCGTAGTTGGTGTTGATCGCGGCCGCGTCGACGTCGCCGAGCGAGCGCGGGATCTGCGCCGCATCGAGCTCGACGATCTTCAGCTTGCGCGGATTGTCGACGATGTCGAGCGGCGTCGCCTTCAGCCCCGCATCCGCGCGCAGCTTCAGCAGCCCCTGCTTCTGCAGCAGCAGCAGCGCGCGGCCGCCGTTGGTCGGATCGTTCGGTACCGCGACGCGCGCACCGGGCGCCAGCTCGGCCAGCGACTTCACGCGCTTCGAGTAGATGCCCATCGGGAACGTGACGGTATCCGCGACCTTGATCAGCTTGTAGCCACGGTCCTTCACCTGCGCCTGCAGATACGGGTCGTGCTGATAGCTGTTCGCGTCGAGGTCGCCCGCGGCGAGCGCCGCGTTCGGCTGCACGTAGTCGGAGAATTCGACGATGCGGATGTCGAGGCCGCTTCGCGCCGCGACCTTCTTCACGTATTCCATGATCTGCGCGTGCGGGCCGCCCGTCACGCCGACCTTGATCGTTTCGGCCTGCGCATGCGCGCTCGCGAACAGTGCAGCCGCGCTAATGGCGGCCGCGAACTTGAGCATGAAGCGTCGTTGCATCGTCTCCCCCGAAGGATGAAGGTCTTTTTACTTGTGGCTCAGCCGGCGTACGAGCCAGTCGCCGAACGATTGCACGATCTGCACGAACACGATGAGGATCGCGACCACCGTCCACATCACTTCCGGCAGATAGCGCTGGTAGCCGTAGCGGATCCCGAGATCGCCGAGCCCGCCGCCGCCGATCGCGCCGGCCATCGCCGAATAGCCGACCAGCGACACGAACGTGATCGTCAGACCCGCGACAATGCCCGGCAGCGACTCGGGCAGCAGCACCTTGAAGACGATCTGCGACGTCGTCGCGCCCATCGACTGCGCGGCCTCGATCAGCCCGCGATCGACTTCGCGCAACGCCGTCTCGACGAGCCGCGCAATGAACGGCGCCGCCGCGAGCGTCAGCGGGACGACGGCCGCGGCCGTGCCGATCGACGAGCCGGTGACGAGCCGCGTAAATGGAATGACCGCGACCAGCAGAATGATGAACGGCGTCGAGCGCACCGCGTTGACGAGGCCGCCGAGCACGCGATTCACGCCGAGGTTCTGCAGCACGCCCTGGCGGTCGGTCAGATAGAGCAGCACGCCGAGCGGCAGCCCGACGAGCGCACCGACCGCCCCGGAGATGCCGACCATGATCAGCGTCTCCCAGAACGACTGCACGAACATATCGAACATCTCACTCAACATACGAAAGCTCCTCTACCACGACACCTTGCTCGCGCAGGAACGCGAGCGCCTGCCCGACCTTGCCCGGCTCGCCGCCGGCGAGCACCGCGAGCGACCCGAACGCCTGACCCTGGATCTCGTCGATCTGGCCGTGCAGGATGTTGAAATCGAGCTCGTAGCGGCGGATCGTTTCCGACAGGATCGGCTGGTCGACGCCCGTGCCGGTGAACGCGAGCCGCAACAGATGCCCGCTGCCGGTCTTCATCCGCTCGGCCACGCGCGCCTTCAGCGCCGGCGGCAGCTCCTGCGCGATCACGTCGCCGATCAGCGCGCGCGTCACTTCGTGATGCGGTTGCAGGAACACGTCGATCACGCGCCCCTGCTCGACCACGCGGCCCGCGTCGAGCACCGCGACGCGATCGCATACCTGCTTGATCACTTCCATCTGGTGCGTGATCAGCACGATCGTGAGGCCCAGCTCGCGGTTGATG is a window from the Burkholderia vietnamiensis LMG 10929 genome containing:
- a CDS encoding PQQ-dependent sugar dehydrogenase, translated to MPPLRAIPAHRTQPHLAGLLAGLVLCVASATACAAPPVRELVAPPGFRVELLTDAVPAAREMAWSPRGILYVGTREGRVHAFVMRDGRIVARHVVATGLDMPVGVAYRDGTLFISAVSRILRIEHIDDRLAAPPAPAVVTDALPTDHHHGWKFIAFGPDGKLYVPVGAPCNVCAADRNRYALIARMNADGSGREVFARGVRNTVGFAWHPDSGDLWFTDNGRDLMGDDLPDDELNRAPRAGLDFGFPYCHGGDTPDPEFGGPDVCRRYVPPVLKLGAHVAALGMRFYTGPMFPASYRNNIFIAEHGSWNRSTKAGYRVMRVVVSADDSHARQTPFVTGWLRADGSVWGRPTDVLPLPDGSLLISDDYAGAIYRVTYAAP
- a CDS encoding electron transfer flavoprotein subunit alpha/FixB family protein, translating into MTILVIAEHDNASIKAATLNTVAAAAKIGGDIHVLVAGHNAQGAADAAAKIAGVSKVLLADAPQLEAGLAENVEATALNIAKDYSHILAPATAYGKNVAPRIAAKLDVAQISDITAVDSADTFERPIYAGNAIATVQSSDPIKVITVRATGFDPVAAEGGSAAVEKIDAAADAGKSQFVSREVTKLDRPELTSAKIIVSGGRGLGSGENYTKVLEPLADKLSAALGASRAAVDAGYVPNDYQVGQTGKIVAPQLYIAVGISGAIQHLAGMKDSKVIVAINKDPEAPIFSVADYGLVGDLFTLVPELVSALG
- a CDS encoding methionine ABC transporter permease, with product MLSEMFDMFVQSFWETLIMVGISGAVGALVGLPLGVLLYLTDRQGVLQNLGVNRVLGGLVNAVRSTPFIILLVAVIPFTRLVTGSSIGTAAAVVPLTLAAAPFIARLVETALREVDRGLIEAAQSMGATTSQIVFKVLLPESLPGIVAGLTITFVSLVGYSAMAGAIGGGGLGDLGIRYGYQRYLPEVMWTVVAILIVFVQIVQSFGDWLVRRLSHK
- a CDS encoding electron transfer flavoprotein subunit beta/FixA family protein, giving the protein MKILVPVKRVVDYNVKVRVKSDNTGVDIANVKMSMNPFDEIAVEEAVRLKEAGVATEVVAVSVGVTQAQETLRTALAIGADRAILVESTDGVEPLAVAKILKALVDKEQPQLVILGKQAIDDDSNQTGQMLAALAGLPQATFASKVTVADGKATVAREVDGGAETLSLTLPAVVTTDLRLNEPRYVTLPNIMKAKKKPLETVKPEDLGVDVTPRLKTLKVAEPPKRAAGVKVPDVKTLVEKLKTEAKVL
- a CDS encoding MetQ/NlpA family ABC transporter substrate-binding protein; translation: MQRRFMLKFAAAISAAALFASAHAQAETIKVGVTGGPHAQIMEYVKKVAARSGLDIRIVEFSDYVQPNAALAAGDLDANSYQHDPYLQAQVKDRGYKLIKVADTVTFPMGIYSKRVKSLAELAPGARVAVPNDPTNGGRALLLLQKQGLLKLRADAGLKATPLDIVDNPRKLKIVELDAAQIPRSLGDVDAAAINTNYAMEAGLKPKQDAIAIEGPNGPYANVLAIREADRARPWVAKLVAAYRSPEVKQFIEQKFGGAVIAAW
- a CDS encoding Lrp/AsnC ligand binding domain-containing protein, yielding MRTQRQPVRTLDKLDRRILKLLQNDGRMAMKDLAEQVGLTVTPCIERVRRMERDGVITGYHARVDPSQLGAALLVFVEITLGHKGGNMFEQFRREVMKIDEVLECHLVSGDFDYLIKARIGEMADYRKLLGDILLQLPGAVQSKSYVVMEEIKETMTIPVGE
- a CDS encoding D-amino acid dehydrogenase encodes the protein MRVVILGSGVVGVASAYYLARAGHEVTVIDREAGPALDTSFANAGQISPGYAAPWAAPGVPLKAVKWMFEKHAPLAIRLDGTRFQLQWMWQMLRNCTPERYAVNKGRMVRLAEYSRDCLQALRADTGIEYEGRTGGTLQLFRSQQQLDGAAKDIAVLREANVPFELLSPAELKNAEPALAAVSHKLTGGLRLPGDETGDCQLFTTRLAALAESLGVKFRYNTPIDALAIAGGKIAGVQCGSETVRADAYVVALGSYSTNFVSKLMKIPVYPLKGYSITAPIVNEAAAPVSTVLDETYKIAITRFDQRIRVGGMAEIVGFDKKLRAARRETLEMCVNDLFPGGGDTSKATFWTGLRPMTPDGTPIVGRTPVSNLFMNTGHGTLGWTMSCGSGQLLADLISGKKPAIQADDLSVHRYLNEVAGQTRPAYA
- a CDS encoding NINE protein translates to MSSSTAPSRRFRSKTLTAALAFLFGSLGAHRFYLYGFRDVYGWAHLLATIIGIPGFMLLAATQRSAGLGWWLAVPGAISLLAAFLAALVYGLRPDEKWDAQFNADTGKHSRSGWTVIFVVIFSLLIGAFLLMTALALSFQTYFESQVEAAKQISQ
- a CDS encoding PA0069 family radical SAM protein: MGERMDGRSDNEFPIAPPVPRKGRGAVDNLQGRYETALREAVDDGWTHEADDADLPAPLRTQVFEERAKSILTRNQSPDIPFSVSLNPYRGCEHGCIYCFARPTHSYLGLSPGLDFESRIYAKVNAAELLEREIARKRFVPEPIALGVNTDAYQPVERDLRITRSVIEVMHDHGLPFAAITKSSLIERDLDLLGPMAERGQVMAAVTITTLDADLARTLEPRAATPARRLRTIRALRDAGVPVGVSIAPMIPFVTEPDMERVLEACADAGATHASYIVLRLPWEVAPLFKNWLAAHFPDRAERVMNRVRDMRGGKEYDSDFSKRMKGEGIWADLLRQRFRQAVKRLGLNERGNGVLDMSRFRAAAPARVSAQLAAASRAKPRDDTQLNLF